From the genome of Streptomyces sp. S4.7:
TACCGAGCGGCGAGGTCTCCGTCATGCCCCAGGCGTGGCAGAGCCGTACGCCGAGCTTGTCGTACGCCTCCATCATCGCGGGCGGACAGGCCGAACCGCCGATCGTGACGCGGACCATGGAGCTCAGATCGCGCGGCTTCGCCGTGACCTCGGCGAGGAGCCCCTGCCAGATCGTCGGCACGGCGGCCGCGTGCGAGGGCTTCTCGCGCTCGATCATGTCGGCCAGCGGCGCCGGCTGGAGGAAGCGGTCGGGCATCAGCATGCTGATGCCGGTCATGAAGGTGGCGTGCGGCAGGCCCCAGGCGTTCACATGGAACTGCGGTACGACGACGAGAGTCGTGTCCTTGTCCGTCAGCCCCATCGACTCGGCCATGTTGACCTGCATGGAGTGCAGATAGATCGAACGGTGCGAGTAGACGACGCCCTTGGGATCGCCGGTGGTGCCGGAGGTGTAGCACATGGCGGCGGCGGTGCGTTCGTCCAGCTCGGGCCAGTCGTACGTGGTGGGGCGCCCGGCGATCAGGTCCTCGTACTCGTGCACCTGGACGCGGCCGTCTGTCGCCGCGACGGCTTCGGCGAGCGGCCCCCGGTCGCCGGGGCCGGAGACGACGACGTGCTCGACGGTCGGCAGATGAGGCAGGAGCGGCACGAGGAGCGGCAGCAGTGAGCCGTTCGCGAGGACGACGCGGTCGGCGGCGTGGTTGACGATCCAGACCAACTGCTCCGGTGGAAGGCGCAGGTTGAGCGTGTGGAGGACCGCTCCCATGGAGGGAATCGCGAAGTATGCCTCGACATGTTCAGAGTTGTTCCACATCAGGGTGGCGATCCGCTCGTCACCCGCGACTCCGAGTTCGTCGCGCAGGGCGCCGGCGAGCTGTGCGGCCCGCGCACCGACCTCCGCGAAACTGCGGCGCTGCGGCTCGCTCTCCCCGGTCCAGGTGATGACCTGCGACTTCGCGTGGATGGTCATCCCGTGACGCAGGATGCGGGTCACTGTCAGCGGTACGTCCTGCATGGTGCTCAGCACGGCGTCCTCCCGGTGGGCGCTGGCGCTACGCGACAGAAGCGCGGCGTGTCGACAAGCTGTGCGGCGATTCTGCGCACATACCACGCGGCATGTCACTACCCGGGGGTAGAAAACACGGCTGTGACTCAGCGGACGGGCACCAGCTCCGGGTCCTCGCGGAGCTTCCCGAGCGCCCGCGACACCGCGCTCTTCACCGTGCCGACGGAGACCCCCAGCACCTCGGCGGTCTGCACCTCGCTGAGGTCCTCGTAGTAACGGAGCACCACCATCGCGCGCTGGCGGTCCGGCAGCTTCATCACCGCGCGCCACATCGCGTCGTGGAGCACCTGCTCCTCGGCGGGATCGGGCGCCGGGAGCCCGGCCGGCTCGGGCAGTTCCTCGCAGGCGAACTCGTCGACCTTGCGCTTGCGCCACTGCGAGGTACGGGTGTTGACGAGGGCGCGGCGGACGTATCCGTCGAGGGCACGGTGGTCCTGGATCCGGTCCCAGGCGACGTACGTCTTGGTGAGAGCGGTCTGGAGAAGGTCCTCGGCGTCGCTCGGATTCGCGGTGAGCGAGCGCGCGGTACGCAGCAGCACGGGCCCCCGCGCCCGTACGTACGACGAGAAGGACTTGTAGGGCGTGTGCGGGTGCGACTGGTGCGCGGAGTGCGCGGGTGGATGCGAGTTCGGGTGATACGGCGAATACGAGGCGGCCTTGGAGGCGCTCGCGCAGACAGGCGTGGTCATGGCTCCCACGCTAGGAGCGGGCCCCTCCCAGGGGATCGGCCCCAGGTCCCGAAGCTGCGTCCGCCTCAGGGAGTAGGGGGAGTACCGGCTCCACCTCCTGAAGGTGGAGGAGCGGTGGACACTCGTCAGGGTCGGCATCCGAGGCGTGGGGCCGGTGTGGATCTTGATTCCCGCGTGGCGGGGCGGTCTTGAGCCCCTGTGGGGACGGGCCCCGCAGGTGGGAGCCGTGCGGGCCGCGCTCGCGAGGGCGGTGGTGTCGGAGCCGTACACCTTGACGAGGAGGGGGAGGCGCGGCGCGACGTGTACGACCAGGGGTGGCGACGGGGGGTGGTGACGCGGGAAGGGCGTACGCCTGTGGGCGGTCGGGCGCCGAGGGGGCGCGCACCGCACGGGTGGGCACCGCGGGGGCGTACACCGGAGGAGTGGGCACCGCGGGGGCGTGCACCGCATGGGCACATACGAGGACGGCCTGCGCCCCGGCACCGAAGTGCCGTCGCGCAGACCGTCGCTCACCCCTCAGCAAACTCCCCCGTCGGGCCGCGTATCACCAGAGGTTGACGAAGTTCACCGCGACATTCTCGTTGGACTGGTCGATCACCGTGAAGCCGGATCCGTTCACGTTGGCGGTGTTGTTCTGGTTAGACGCACCGGCACCCGTAGCGACCTGCTGGGTGGTCGTCGAATTACCGGAATTGTCATCACCGACGCCGCTGCCCACGATCGTGGCCACGCTGGCGTTCGATCCGTCGTCCGCGAAGTCGTCGGCCGACGCCGAGGTGGTGAAGAGGGCCGCGGCGAGGGGCAGGGCGGCGACGGCGGCGAAGACGCGGGCGGTACGGAAGCTTGCCATGTCAGTTCCTCCAGGAACGAGATCTTCGTGAACGAGAAGTACGGCTTCTGTCCGGGCAGTTGGCCAGCCGCCCCGACGTTGTGCTCGACGTCGCGGATCAAGACTTGCCCACCGAATCCCTGGCGAACCAGCCCCGAGAGGGTTATTCCCTCGCAAGCGTGATGACAAGTCGATAAACCCCCTTCCTGACATCAACAGGCCAGTTCGGCTCGTATCGACCCGTACGGATCACATCGCGACCCGCCCCCCGCAAGGGGCGAAGCGTTTCGGCACGCTTTCGGCCAATCTTTCCCACTCCCGTTATTCGAATATTAGTGCGAACATGGATCCATGGCCATCACAGCCCCGCACTCGACCACCCTGGCCCTCGCTCACGCCCTCTCCGCCGCCGAGAGCGGCTTCCCCGTCATCCCGCTCTCCCCCAGCAAGCTCCCCGCACTGCGCTCACCACACCGGAACGAGCCCGGTTCAGGGGCGACCAGCGGACAGCGCGCGGGCGGGCCGGGCATGTGCCGCGGGGAGTGCGGCCTGCCGGGTCACGGCGTGCACGACGCCACGACCGACCCCGCCGCCGTACGGGCGCTGTTCGCCGCCGCGCCCTGGGCGACGGGTTACGGCATCGCCTGCGGACGGGCTCCGCACCATCTGATCGGCGTCGACCTGGACGTGACGCCGACGACCGCAGCGTCGGCGCACAGCCGTGCGGGCGACCACGCGGGCGACCACGCGGGCGACCACGCGGGCGGCTCGAACAGCGCACCGGACCCGACCCCGGATTCGGTCGCCGCGCTCCAGCAGCTCGCCTTCCAGCACCTGTTCACGCTGCCGGAGACCGTGGTCGTGCTCACCCCGAGCGGTGGCCGGCACATCTGGCTGTCGGGTCCATCCGGGATCACCGTCCCCAACTCTGCGGGGCGCCTGGCACCCGGCATCGACGTACGGGGCGCGGGCGGCTATCTCGTCGGTCCCGGCTCCGTCACCGCCCGGGGCGCGTACCGCCTCGCCCCCGGCTCCGCCGGACTCACCCCCGCGCCCTGCCCGCGCGCCCTGCTGCGCCTGCTCACGCCCCCCGAGCGCGGGCGCCACTCGGGGCCGGGAGGGCACCGGGGCCGCCCGGCGCAGGGGCACGGCCTCGTCCAGTTCGTACTCGCCGCGCACGCGGGCCAGCGCAACACCCGGCTGTTGTGGGCGGCCTGCCGGGCGTACGAGCACGGCTTCGGCGACTCCCTCCTGGAGACGCTCGTCGACGCCGCCGTACGGACGGGCCTGACCGAACGCGAGGCGCGCGCGACGATCGCGTCGGCGTCCCGCCTGACGGCGGGACCGGCGTAGGTCCGTATACGCGGGAAGGGCGTTCACCGGCGTCGTGCCGGCGAACGCCCCTCCGTCTTCCGCGCTTACAGCACGTCGATGCTCAACGTGGCCCTGTTGTTGGTCTTGTTGGTGTCGTAGACGGGCTCGATGTCGTAGTTGGAGGTGGCCTTGACCTCGCCCGACGTGTCCGTCCGCCGCCCCTTGTCGATCCTCAGGACGAAGGCGAACGCCTCGGTCTCACCGACCTCCAGGGTGTAGTCGTCCTCCTGGCAGACGTACTTCGGGTGTCCCGGCTCCGAGGGGCCGGTCGGTCCGTCGATCCCGAACGGCTTGCACTCCGCGGGGACTTCGACGGCCTTCGTGCCCTTGGGGACGTTCACGAGGAGCGCCGGGTGGTCGTCGCTCTCGTTGTTCTGGATCCAGCCCGGTCCGTCGTTGCGGATCGAGGGCGTGACGATGACCTCGCTGCCGGACTTCCCCTTGGCCTGGTCCCCCGTGGCGACGAGGTCGGCCGAGTTGTCGGTGTCCAGCGCGAGGCGGCGGTGGGCCTCGTCGTAGCCCTCCCCCGGGTCGTCACCGGTACGGCTCGTGCCGTACTCGACGACCTCCATCAGCGCCTTCTTCAGCACCGTGAACCTGACCGGCACCGTGTAGCTCTCACCCGGCGCGATGCCGACGTCCAGCTCGCACACGGCCTGCTTGATCTTGTCCCCCACAGTCGAGTACGTACAGCCGTCGACGGGCCGGGTGAAGGCCAGTCCGCGGGTGAGCCGCACCCGGAAGGTGACACCGTCCGTGGCGGCGGTGCCGTTGTTGGTGAGCTTGACGGAGTCGTCGCGGACCTCGCCGGGCCTGAGCTGATTCCCCGACAGCTCGGACACGGTCAGATCCGGCGCGACGGGCTCGTCCGCATGGGCGCCGGGGGCGAGGGCGAGCGGGAGGGCCGCGGCGACCGCGACGGCGGCCACCGTTGTCGATGTCAGGCGCGAGAGGCGCTTGTGCTGGCGCACGGTGAGTCTCCTCGAACGTACGGAAGCGGGACGGCGTGTCCCACTGGTCACCTGCTAGACACCGCAATTCCAGGCCTGGTTGTGCGTCGGGTTGTGGAGGATCCATGACCGGGCCGGGGGCGCCGGGACGGCGGCGCGCGCCGGCGTCCGCCCTCACTTCGAAGGGCGAACGCCGGCGCGCCTCGGATCAGCAGACCTTGTAGTCGACCCGTGTCGAGTTGTACGAACAGGTGTCCACCGTGGCGCCGTTGGACTTCTTGAGCGTCGCCTTGTCGCGGTCGTTGTTCCAGACGTACGCGGCGCGCCCCTGGTAGCGGTTGGCCGCGGTGTTCGTGCCCCTCCCCGTACGCACGGTCACGGTCTTGCCCCGGGCGAGGGAGTAACTGCCGAACGTGTACTTGTGATTCGACCCGTCGACGACCGACCACCCCGTCAGGCTGACCGCCCTGGTGGTGGTGTTGCGGATCTGCACGTACTCGCCGTTGAGACTGGCGTTGGAGCGGGTGTCCGTGCCGGGGCTGTCGTAGTAGATCTTGTACAGATGTACCGACCCGGCGGCCTGCGCCTGCGAAGGCAACAGAACCGTTCCGGCGACCACCGCGGCGGTCGCCGCGACGGTGGAGAGCGTGCGGGAGTAGCGCATGTGCGTCCTTCTGATCGAGGCCGGGCACCCCCCAAAGGGCCCGGCAGGCGGCCAGAGTATGACCAAGCGCCCGCAACGGGTCGCCTTTTCCGGAACAAGGACATACCGGCCGGTAGAGCCGCCAACTCCCGTACAGTGAGGCTCATTTCGCCCCATACGGCCAACCGACCGCGTTGCCGGCCATTGCCGATCCCCGGCAGCGGGCAGCACGTCATGGGTGCACACCTCACCCATGTCGCTTCCCACTCCCACCGCCACACAATGTGCAGGTGACACCCAAGAAGGCCGGTCCGATCCCTCGCCCGAGCCCCCGCCCGCGGAACCGTGCGACGATGCGCCGCGCGGCGGTGACGGGCATCCTGTGCGCGCTGGTGGCGGCGTGGCTGCTGCTGGTCAATGTGCGGGGGGCGATCGACGACGAACGCGCTTTCAGGGCTGCGGTCAGCTGTGACTCCGGCGACGACTGCCTGCGTACGACCGGGGCTCGGATCGACCGGACCGAGCGCGTGGAGGGAAAGAAGACAGCCTCGTACTTCCTGTACGTCACCGAGGCGGACGGCACGACCAGCAGCCCCCGCCTCTGGGGCAGCCCGTCGGATCCCCCGGCCGCCACGAATGGAACGCGCGTCGAGGTGACGTATTGGCGGGGGGAAATCCGGTACGTCGACTTCGACTCCACGCGCCGGTACACAACGGCGGACCCACGCGGCGACTACCGCCCCTTCGCCTCCTTCGGCCTCGCCATCGGCCTCTTCGGCGCGGGCATCCTGTGGGTCTGGTACTGGTGGGCCCGCCACTCCCGGTCCTCGGTCCGGGCGGATCCGTGGCAGATCGGCGTCCCGACCACGGGCGCGGTCCTCCTCACCCTGCCGGGAGCGGGCGCGCCCTGGGTCACCGACAGCTTCGGGTCCGCGCTGCGGCTCCTCGGCCTGTGCTCACTGCCGATCCTCGCGGGCTGCTCGGTGGCGGCCCTGCTCGTGAGACGACGCCAACGCGGCGACGACACCATCGCGATGACACCGTCCGTACCGACCGAGGAGCGGATCCTCACCGCCCGGATCGTGGGCGGGGTCCCGTACGCGACCCAGGGATTCCTGGTCGCCGGCCCCACATCCCTCTGGTCGACCCCCGACCCCACGGGCAAGGCGTTCCGCCGCCGAATCCCCACCACTCTGACCCCGATCCGCGTCCGCCCGCAGTACTGGAGGGATCCGGACCAGCCCAACTACGGCGCCAAGGCGGTGGTGCTGGAGTGCGAGGACGACGGCAGGCCGGTGCTGGTCGTCACGGACAGGAAGAACATGCCGTGGCTCCTGGGCACGCTCGGATCGACGTCCACCCGCCCGGAACAGCCGCTCCCTTTGCGGCGCCGCACCCGGGCTGATGCCGTGAAACCGTGAGCCGGACTCAACCCGGAAGGGGCGCTCCCGAGCCGGAAACACCCCTCCTGACCTGCTGCGGTGGGTGTGGGATCTGAACCCACGGTGACATCGCTGCCACGACGGTTTTCAAGACCTTCTGGCGGTCGAGCGGCTTCCGTTCTCTGTCGCAGGTCAGGCACGTACGAGCGCCCCGGCGGAACCGTTGTCGTCGTCATCGTGCCCGCTGCGTACCCCAGGCTGCTCAGCGCAACGCTCACGGGCACTGTGTGGTCATGAGTGCGTTGTGGCAAAGGCAGTCCTGTTCGACAGGGCACCAGCCTCGCCCTACACGACCAAAACCACCTCGACGCCGTCGCCACCGAGCTGAACAACCGCCCACGCAAGACGCTCGGCTGGGAAGCCCCGGCCGAGCGCATGCGCGAACTGCTCGCCATCACAGGCCAGAGATCCACAACCCGAGTCACACCGCTCGTTTGGCAGCCCCCGACCATGACCCACCGACCCACCAGGCCAGATCCTCGAACCGGCTGGTCGAAGAATCCGTAACGCCCCTCCCCGGCCAGCCCACCTCCGAGTCAGACCTACTCTCCTGCCCGCACCGATCTCGTCGCAGGGGAGGCGGAGCTGGGTTGTGAGCGTCGGCCTCGCAAGCGTCTGCCATGATCAGGTCAGCTCATCTGGGCCTTGATGTGTTCGACGACCTCGTGGAACTCCTTCGTCGGCGAGAAGTCCACGTACTCGCAATCCTCAAGCGCCTCGGGGGCGTGGCCAGGGGGCCAGTAGAACGCTTGTCCCTCTTGGTAGACCTCATCACCGTGCCCGGTCCGCATTTTCAGGCTGCCCTTGAGCAGGTATCCCCAGTGCGGGCACTGGCACAGGTCGTCGGGCAGTCCTTTGCAGACCGGTGCCAGGTCCGCACCCTTGGGGAGCCGCGCAAAAGCCGCGGTCATGTTTCCCCCGATTTCCTTCATGCGCAGCTCCACGCCGCCCCCCTCGATCGCGACCGGAGCATCACTACGCGTCGTTGCGGTCATCGCACGCCACTCCTCTCGATACCCGTCCCCTTCCACCCTGCGCCTCATCCGCGCCGTCGGCCACGCGGCACCCCGGCCCGCCCCGTGCTACTGCAGTAGCCACCCACGGCAGAGTCTGTACAGCGAGCATGCAACCCCCACGAACTGCAGTTGCCACGAAGCGGGCGAGAGGTCGATGTGCTGTACGCGACGTGCGGGGTTCCGCCACCGGTAGCCATGAAGGGAAGTCAAACACTCACTCCTCAGTGAGCGCGGTCCCACACTTGGCGCAGTAGAAGACGGTCATACATCGGGTTCTACCGCGTGCCGGGCCGGGACGTCGAAGGGGTTCATCAGGAGAGCGGCCCCGGACCAGGTGCATGGTCAGGGGCCGTTCAACTACCAGGAGAGGCGCGGTGGTCAGTCCGAAGCGGCACCGGCAGAGCCGTCGCCGGTGTCCGACCCACTGAGCCAGCTGTCCGCCGCTTCCGCCACCTGGTCGTCACGACCAGCCACAGGCCGGGCGTAGGACCCGCGTAGGCGAGCAAGGAGATCAGCAGATCATGCGGCTTCGTCGCGCTCCGCACAATCCGTGAGGCTTCCAGCGGGGTGACCTCGCACGGGACGTGGGTTGCCGACCGGTACGGCGTGATGACCGCCGCGCACCGGCTCGGGCAACCTCCCGCCATGACTCGGCGGAGAGCGTTTCCGGCACTTCCGCCTCGACCGTCGTGAACCGGGTGTGCTCCTCCACGCGCGTGGGGAGCCCGGCGGCGGACAGCCGGGCGGCGATGGCCGCCGCAGTCACTCCCGAAGCGGACACAGGGCAGCCTCCGTCACCAGCGATCACTTTCGGTGAAGCTAGTGGACTAGATTTTCCATATGTCTGAGCAGCCGCCGTATATCCGCATCGCCGACGAACTCCGGCGGCGCATTGCGGAGCACGTCTGGGGACCGGGGGACCGTCTCCCTTCCCGCGCCCAGATCGGCCAGGAGTGCGGCGTGGGCGAGAACGTGGTGCGCCGCGCACAGGAGTTGCTGATCTCCCAGGGAGTGTTGGAAGGTCGGGCCGGATCGGGCACGTACGTCGCCGAAGTCCGGCAACGGGTACGGGTCGTGCGGTCGTCGGCACGCGAACAGCCCACGGGGTCCCCGTTTCGCCAGGACATGAAGGCTCTCGGCAGGCAGAGCGATTGGGAGAGCCGGACCGAGGCGAAGGTGTCGGCCCCGACGGAGATCGCCGCGCGGCTCGGGATCGCCGAGGCAGAGTTGTGCGTGCGGACGACGTACGAGTTCCTGGCGGACAGCAGGCCGGTTCAGCTGTCGACGAGTTGGGAGCCGTACGACCTCACCGGCGGCACACTCGTCGTCCTCCCCGAGGGAGGGCCGCACGCCGGGGCGGGTGTCGTGAACCGCATGGCCGTGATCGGAGTGACCGTCAGCCATGCGGTTGAGCAGCCGGAGCCACGGCATGCGACCGCCGAGGAGGCGTCGCTACTCGGCATTCAGAAGGCCGCACTCGTGACGCACATCCGGCGGACGTACTACAGCGACCAGGGTCGGCCCGTGGAGACGGCGGACATCGTGGTGCCCGCGGCGCACTGCGAGATCGTCTACGAGATCCCGATCAGCCAGTAGCGGGCAGTCCTCGGCAGCTCCAAAGCACTGCATGGCCGTGCCCCCGGCGTGCCCCTTCCGTGCCCGATAGAGCGGGAAACCAGGGGGAACAGCGGTGACCGGCAGGGAGCGGGCATGGCAACGGCCCCTGACCATACGTACTGGTCAGGGGCCGTTTACCTGCGGTGGGTGTGGGATTTGAACCCACGGTGACATCGCTGCCACGACGGTTTTCAAGAGCGTCACGCTGCCCGCCTCTGCACACCGCTTGACCTGCTTGAACACTGTCTCCTTCATTCTCGACTGTCCTGCCGGCCCACAGATGGCCCACGAAGGCCGCTTCGCGGACGGGAGGACGACCTCCTTAACCCTCAGGCGGCGTGGCGTCGCATGGGCAACTCACAGACAGCCAGCCTCGTCACACCTCGCCTCACCAGTCAGACAGCAACTGGGCTTAGGCGCGGCGGCATGGGATCGCTCTGGCATCAACACCCCTCCCAGCGAGGTTACTTCGAAGAGGGGGGGCTTGCCGTAGCCACACAAGTACTGTAAGTCAGTGGAAGATCGTAGGCGCGACAAGGTGCCGCGACATCAGCAGTGGGGGCTTGATGATCGACATGTCGGCTTGGGAAGAAATCAACGTCGACGTCGTCGATGAACTCTACTTGGATCCAAAAAACGTTCGAATTGACCTTCAAGGCACGCTCCTGGAAGCTGATATCGTCCAAGATTTATTTCATAACGAAAAGGCACTAACTCTGGTCGAAAGCATTTGCAAGGTGGGGCTACTGACACACGAGGTACCGATCGCCCTTAAACGAGAGGGCCAACTTGTCGTCGTCGAAGGAAACAGGCGCATCGCAGCCTTGAAGGCGATGCAGAACCCGTTCCTGGCCCCCGAATATCAGGCCAGGATCAAGAGGGCGACTCAGAATGTGAGCCTAGACGCCTTCCGGCGCATCTCTGTAAAATTAGCCCCTAACCAGGACGACGCAAACCAACTAATCGCAGCTATCCATACAGGAAATCAGCGCGTGGGGTGGTCGCCCGCAAGGCAATCCGCCTTCTTTCAAGCCCAAATCGATGCAGGAAAGTCACCTGAGTATCTGATCTCGCACTATCCGACGGTTGAAGTGAAGAAGTTCATCATCCGCAGCCGAATTCTCAAGCTGTTCCGTGATGCGAAATATCAGGACCCCCAACTTGCTGACTATGTCGACACTCGCAACTTTCCCGTCTCTGTGCTGGCACGCCTTTACGCCTACGAAGAATTTTTGCTGCTGGCTCAAATTCGTGTCAACGAGCAGACTGCAAGCGTCGAATTGGGATCAACGGACGAACAATTCGCAACGATCGCCGAAAAGGTTGTCGGCGACATTAAGAACAAAAACATCAATACCCGCACCCTCAACTCAACAAAGTCTCAGTCCTACATCGATTATATGAATGAGTTGCGAAATCTCGTGACCTCGGGCGGCATCATCCCGAAAGAAGCTCCACCCATTATTCGATCACCTCAGCCGACAACGGGGGTTAGTCAGTCGACCATAAATGCTCCAGTTTCCTCGCCAACACAACCACCACTCCCGGCCGCCGGCACATCCGCGACTCCAACATCCAAGTCACAGTCAAGTCCACAGCCTTCTTTGGGCACCAACACGCCTCAAACCAAACCCAATGCCCCACAGAAAGAGAAGGAGCCTGGTCCGAATTACCTGAATTTCAGTCAAATAAAAATCGACCCCAGCTACCCTCCATCCATTCGAAAAATATGCGAAGAACTCGCAGTCATCAACGTCAAGAAGTTTCCCAATGCGACTCTTGATCTGATTCGCACTTTTCTCGAAAAGTCGATCAAAGCCTACGCCGAAAAATTAAACGTAGACCTCAAGGCTCACGCAGGTAAGCAGGCAGGCGGCTATGTGCAGTTGGGGAACTGTCTCAACTGGCTTGAGGAGTATGTTAAATCGACAAAGAAGACCCCCTTCATCCAGGTCATCCAGAAGATTCGAGGTAATAAAATCGGAGGCTATATACCAACAATCGACCACATGAACGCAATCAACCATAATCATCATGTTTTCGCCACGCCGGACGAAGTCAAGGCATGTTGGGATGGCATGGAAGGCCTTATCAGGATGGTGCTGAAGCCGTGACCAATTCAGGCGCAACCATGAGGCATCACAAAAAGCCGATCATTTCCCCACTGCGTTACCCGGGAGGGAAAGCCTCGCTCTATCCGAGGTTGCGGGGGATTATAAGGGCCAACAACCTGACTTCCGGGACATACGTAGAGCCGTATGCGGGTGGCGCTGGAGCAGCCCTGGGGCTGCTCGTAACTGGGCAGGTAAGACGCATCGTCATCAACGATCTCGACCCGGCAATCTTCGCTTTCTGGAAAGCCATCACCACCGAACCTCATGAAATTTCTCGAAGGATCAAAGGTGCAGAACTGACCGTTGCAGAGTGGTCACGCCAGAAGGACGTCTATCTCAATTCACCTCGCGACGAGTACTTGGATCTCGGATTTGCTACATTCTTCTTGAATCGCACCAATAGGTCAGGGGTGCTAAATGGTGGCCCCATTGGCGGAATGGACCAGACCGGAAAATATAAGATTGACGCTCGCTTCAACCGTGAAACGCTAACTGAGCGACTTAGGTTGATCTCTCTGCATGCCAAGAGAATTACAGTGAGCAATACTGACGGAATGGCAATAATCAAGAGATATTCAAAACGTGACAACACGCTAATCTACGCCGACCCGCCCTACTTCGAGAAGGCAGGCTCGCTCTATTTGAACTCATTCGAGGATTCAAATCACTCCGCTCTTGCTTCGTGCTTAAATGCGTTGAGTGATTCAAAGTGGTTGCTGACATACGATAACGTCCCTAGGGTGGCCGAGCTCTACCAAAAGCAACGTCGAGAGATTTTCTCTCTGAATTACTCGGCACATAGGGTGACTAAGGCAGATGAAGTCATGGTCTTCTCCGATGCATTGACGGTGGTATGAGATGGAGGCCGTCAACGTATGCATCGGTGAGATTAGCCAATGGGCGGTCCATAACGCTGACTCAACCGGGACCGGGTCGCTGAACAATCTCCACAGCACAGTTCGGTTTTCGTGTAACCAGTGGGCGTGAGGTGAGTGGAATTTGGCAAGACTGCTCTTCTGACCTGCGCGTCTGCCTCTCGTCTTCAGGGGTGAGAGGCATCCAGAATCGCGACCACAACCGCAGGGTCGCCGTCGTACAACAGGTGGGGTTCATCTGCCTGAGGGGGGATGAACCGCGTGCGGTACCGCAGTAGGTCGCTCTCGGAGAAGAAAATCGAGTTGGGGTCGTTCGCGTGGAAGTCGTTGCGCTCGCTGATCCTCGCCCACAGCTCATCGTGGCTGGCTGCAAGGTAGACAAGCGCTGGAGTGGCGCCGGCGGCGATGGCAATGCTTCGCCATTTCGCCCGATCCTTCGGGGTCCAAAAGCCGTGGTCAACGACGACGTCATGCCCGGCCTTGAGTTGTTCCTCAAGGTCGGCCGCCACGTCTTCCAGAACCGGCCGCTCAAGGTCGGGGAAGACGCCACGAGGGAAGTCCACGCCGTATACGCCGTGTCGCCGGAACATCTCTTCGTCAGGGCACAGCCGTACGAACCCGCGAGCTGTGAGAGCGCGGGACAAGGTCGTCTTGCCGGAGCCGGGAAGTCCGGCCATCAGCACGCAGAACGGAGGGCGTTGGGACATCGGTCTCGTCA
Proteins encoded in this window:
- a CDS encoding long-chain fatty acid--CoA ligase, with protein sequence MLSTMQDVPLTVTRILRHGMTIHAKSQVITWTGESEPQRRSFAEVGARAAQLAGALRDELGVAGDERIATLMWNNSEHVEAYFAIPSMGAVLHTLNLRLPPEQLVWIVNHAADRVVLANGSLLPLLVPLLPHLPTVEHVVVSGPGDRGPLAEAVAATDGRVQVHEYEDLIAGRPTTYDWPELDERTAAAMCYTSGTTGDPKGVVYSHRSIYLHSMQVNMAESMGLTDKDTTLVVVPQFHVNAWGLPHATFMTGISMLMPDRFLQPAPLADMIEREKPSHAAAVPTIWQGLLAEVTAKPRDLSSMVRVTIGGSACPPAMMEAYDKLGVRLCHAWGMTETSPLGTTSNPPAGLTAEEEWPYRVTQGRFPVGVEARLTGPGGDTLPWDNESAGELEVRGAWIAAAYYGGADAEPLRPEDKFSEDGWLKTGDVGVISPDGYLTLTDRAKDVIKSGGEWISSVELENALMGHPDVAEAAVVAVPDDKWGERPLATVVLKDGASADYESLKTFLAEKVAKWQLPERWSVVDSVPKTSVGKFDKKVIRKRYADGELDVTRL
- a CDS encoding SigE family RNA polymerase sigma factor, with the translated sequence MTTPVCASASKAASYSPYHPNSHPPAHSAHQSHPHTPYKSFSSYVRARGPVLLRTARSLTANPSDAEDLLQTALTKTYVAWDRIQDHRALDGYVRRALVNTRTSQWRKRKVDEFACEELPEPAGLPAPDPAEEQVLHDAMWRAVMKLPDRQRAMVVLRYYEDLSEVQTAEVLGVSVGTVKSAVSRALGKLREDPELVPVR
- a CDS encoding bifunctional DNA primase/polymerase, yielding MAITAPHSTTLALAHALSAAESGFPVIPLSPSKLPALRSPHRNEPGSGATSGQRAGGPGMCRGECGLPGHGVHDATTDPAAVRALFAAAPWATGYGIACGRAPHHLIGVDLDVTPTTAASAHSRAGDHAGDHAGDHAGGSNSAPDPTPDSVAALQQLAFQHLFTLPETVVVLTPSGGRHIWLSGPSGITVPNSAGRLAPGIDVRGAGGYLVGPGSVTARGAYRLAPGSAGLTPAPCPRALLRLLTPPERGRHSGPGGHRGRPAQGHGLVQFVLAAHAGQRNTRLLWAACRAYEHGFGDSLLETLVDAAVRTGLTEREARATIASASRLTAGPA
- a CDS encoding lamin tail domain-containing protein codes for the protein MRYSRTLSTVAATAAVVAGTVLLPSQAQAAGSVHLYKIYYDSPGTDTRSNASLNGEYVQIRNTTTRAVSLTGWSVVDGSNHKYTFGSYSLARGKTVTVRTGRGTNTAANRYQGRAAYVWNNDRDKATLKKSNGATVDTCSYNSTRVDYKVC
- a CDS encoding GntR family transcriptional regulator; translated protein: MSEQPPYIRIADELRRRIAEHVWGPGDRLPSRAQIGQECGVGENVVRRAQELLISQGVLEGRAGSGTYVAEVRQRVRVVRSSAREQPTGSPFRQDMKALGRQSDWESRTEAKVSAPTEIAARLGIAEAELCVRTTYEFLADSRPVQLSTSWEPYDLTGGTLVVLPEGGPHAGAGVVNRMAVIGVTVSHAVEQPEPRHATAEEASLLGIQKAALVTHIRRTYYSDQGRPVETADIVVPAAHCEIVYEIPISQ
- a CDS encoding DNA adenine methylase, which translates into the protein MTNSGATMRHHKKPIISPLRYPGGKASLYPRLRGIIRANNLTSGTYVEPYAGGAGAALGLLVTGQVRRIVINDLDPAIFAFWKAITTEPHEISRRIKGAELTVAEWSRQKDVYLNSPRDEYLDLGFATFFLNRTNRSGVLNGGPIGGMDQTGKYKIDARFNRETLTERLRLISLHAKRITVSNTDGMAIIKRYSKRDNTLIYADPPYFEKAGSLYLNSFEDSNHSALASCLNALSDSKWLLTYDNVPRVAELYQKQRREIFSLNYSAHRVTKADEVMVFSDALTVV
- a CDS encoding AAA family ATPase, with amino-acid sequence MTVMDDTLASVLEERLASALAARRAGTITPDTEAEMAAISRTLTRPMSQRPPFCVLMAGLPGSGKTTLSRALTARGFVRLCPDEEMFRRHGVYGVDFPRGVFPDLERPVLEDVAADLEEQLKAGHDVVVDHGFWTPKDRAKWRSIAIAAGATPALVYLAASHDELWARISERNDFHANDPNSIFFSESDLLRYRTRFIPPQADEPHLLYDGDPAVVVAILDASHP